A stretch of DNA from Arachis hypogaea cultivar Tifrunner chromosome 19, arahy.Tifrunner.gnm2.J5K5, whole genome shotgun sequence:
tccgtgcatgcacatGATCCGGAGGTGAAGGACtgtgaggctccaccttcagctggtgggctcTGGGGTCTCCGAGTTGCTATATAAACACATAAATAACAATTGAGGAGAAGTAAGTTGTGTGGTATGATGAAAggcaatgtgtgtattctaaatgtGCGCACAATTTAGAACACAACACATTGATTGGGTAAAACAATAACcacaaaagcaaaagaaataacATGTTCCTCAATTAAGTGGTCTAGGTTGTAAGTGATGAATAAGCAACAACCAAGATACAAACAACCTAGGTAaccacaactaaagtgaattAAGTATTTGAgctattggatattgaaattgtgcaagtgaaagcgcaaagttaatagaaaatggcacaattaacaataaccaattcaatgatgaaaagaaacTACTTATTCACCCTTAGgaataatgaaataatcacatgtataaggtgcttgttacaaaaagtgacaagtctcgataagaatcaagtcaagtcaactcaaaaaaatgcaaagcattaacaaggaacaaataccttgttatgtgattatattcactAAAAACCATGATGAATAAATAGTTCAACTTAATTCACTAAATTCATTATgcacttataaaaatttcaccTAATACGCAACATATAAATGTGCAAATCCAATTAGGTGTTAGTAATTTaaggcaaagtataagtgcattaatgaaattcaatcaagaagcaacccaatcaacattAAGCAAACACGTGcaacttatttaattaacaaacaacTAAAGCAAACTAATATAATCACTAAAGTAGATATGAAatgcaaacaaaacaaagtaaagcaagtaaagaataaggaaaaagcaagagaagagagggtgGAAGGAAGAataagagaagaagtagagagaagagaagaaaagaaatgtagtaGTGAGAAAACAggatcgtgcgtacgcacaggtatgtgtgcgtatgcacacaaggTGGAACAGGGGGTTATGCGCGCGCACAGCAGGGTATGGGTGTTGCGAACAGAATGAACATAAGGGCCGGTGCGAACGCACAAAGGTGTGTGCGGGCGCACAGAAGGGGAAAAGAGGGGAGTGCTCCCACGCACAAAGGGTGCGTGTGCTGCGAGCAGAGGGGTTGTTGAAGGTcgtgcgtgcgcacgcacaggtttttttttttaaggaaaggaTCACGTGTGTGtgtgcacacaggtccgtgcatgCGCACAGATTCGAAAAGGGCAGGGGTTCATGCGCACAGGCTGTGCCAGCGCTGCGAACAGAGGGCAAAATCatgggtgtgcgtgcgcacaggtcggTGCGCATGCACAGAAAGCAAAAAATAGCTGTTTTGTACGCACGCACAAGTAcctgcgtacgcacagatgccctgttttgcaaaaatttttctttcaaaatctaaGGCTCTAAGCCTTAACTCAACAAAAGCTCAACATCAAAGCATGCAAaaacccataaattcatgatccacaCCAAAATTAACAtaactaactcaaaattaaactaattctaagctaaccaagCATAACAAAAAGCAAATAAGTCAAAGGGTAAAAAACCCAAATGAGCCAAGGGGACATCATTTTTACCTAAATCCGCCAAATGAAAATTTGAGACATCAATCCACCAGAACACAatattatataattcgaatcaatagaaTTCGAATTAGACTTAcacataattcgaattgatacacttcgaattactcccaagaacAATTCGCACATAGTTCGAATCAACTAGCATCGAATTATGCATGCatggttcgaattatattaaTTCGAATTACTTATAGGACGTGGCTTAGGGGAGTTCGAATcgaattgattcgaattactctaaTTTGGTAATTCAAAGTAATTCGAATTATGTATATATAGTGCAAATggacttgattcgaattactgtgAGGCATAGCTCTATATATATGAGGTGGACGTGAGTTGCTCTCAATAGAGGGTCAGATGGCTGGTGAGGATAGTTTTCtagtgttggttcaccacagaggatccattaagagaaaaactcgatCCGGTATGAAGTTCaccgataaggatcctctctgtattatcgCGAGGCCTACGATgagctatgatgaccttgttagctCTGTATTGCTGAAACTTGGTCTGGATGGTGTGAaaagggttaagaagtttttctatcgcattccaaccACCGTGCTTCAAGATACCATGAAGTATGACtgtttcacgatcgggagtgataaggacttgcaggtcatgtttcattgtcgccggcagtttccggaggtgaggacaccagagctgttggcaaagttggttgatgtggtttCCAGTTTGGGGGGTTCGAACCAGAATACGCACGCTGTAGCCACGGTTGCAGGTTCTAGCTTGAGACCTGCCGTTGCTTCTTCCTCTCTCCCTGCGTACAAGCAACCGCTGCAGCCTGTTGCCTCCCCTTCATTCGCTGTTGATCTCAGCGGCAATGTCGGCAACGAGGTTGGTACAGGGGAACATCTTCCGACCCCAGTACATTGTGCCACACCAGCTGGTGTTAGAGACGGATTGTTTGATGATCCAGAGGACGATGATGTTGAGCCGGATCTGATTGCCGATGACAGTGGCGATGATCTCGGAGCGAGTGACCCGAGAGGGGCTGCAGGTGGATCTAGTTCTGGGACACAGCAGTACCCACTCCATTTTTCATCATTGGACCTGGATTCCATGAGGCAGGACGGGCTTCCTGGGTAGGCTACTGGTTTTGGCACTAGAGATATGGACAGGTCTGCTGGtatgacagagttccaggttggtcagcagttTCAGGACAGAGATGAGGCCCTGttgagtgtgaagacttacagcatccgccgAGGGGTATAGTACAAGGTAGTTGAGTCTGACTATCGCCGGTATGTGggaaagtgttctgagtttgggaatgggtgcacatggttgattcggttGAGTCTCCGGCAGCGCAAGGGCATCTAGGAAGTCAAACGGTAAAACGGACTGCATACGTGTCTCACCACCTCTATCTCCAGCGACCATAGGcgtttggattatcatgtgatagcgacattcattatgccaatggtgaGGGTTGATGCATCCGTCAAtatcaaggtgctcctaaatgccacCGCCGCACACTTTGGTTTCAGGCCGATGTACAGGAGGATCTGGATGGCGAAGTAGAAGGCTGTTGCCGTCATCTATGTtgactgggatgagtcgtacaacgagctcccTAGGTGGGTGTTAGGAGTCCAGTTGACCATGCCTGGTTCAGTAGCAGTCCTTCGGACATGCCCTGTTCGAGTTGGGGGCCAGTTGGACGAGTCTCAGGCTTATTTTCATAGGCTGTTCTGGACGTTCCCACCTtgtatcgaggcattccgtcattgcaagccgttggtgagtattgacggcacccatctatatggtaagtatgggggaacgttgtTTGTCgcaattgcacaggacgggaactccaacatactcccCGTGGCATTTGCACTAgttgagggtgagaatgctgattcgtggtccttctttctctctcaccTCCGTCAGCACGTGACACCGCAGCCAGGTCTGCTAGTTATTtcggacaggcataacggcatcaaggccgcGCTTGAGGCTCCTGATGGGGGATGGCTACCTCCGGCAGCATACCGAGCATTCTGTATTCGACACGTAGCAGCCAATTTCGCCCTCACCTTCAAGGGCAAGGATGCTCGGAGGCTTCTTGTGAATACCGCATATGCAAAGACCGAAGTGGAGTTCGATTACTGGTTTGACATTCTGTGCTTTGAAAATCCGGCAATATGCGACTGGGTGAACAGGATTGAGTATTCGTTGTGGACATAGTATTGTGATGAGGGGCGCAGATTCGGGCACATGACTACCAATATCtctgagtgtgtgaactcaatTCTTAAGGGTGTTAGGAACCTCCCTGTGTGCTCGTTGGTGAAGGCCACATACGGCAGGTTGGCTGAACTATTTGTCCGCAAGGGGAGGGAGGCACAGGCACAGCTGGGTAGCGGACAAGAATTCAGTCAATACCTGGTAAAGTGTATCGAGGCCAATCTGAAGACGgctaggtgcttcacggtgactgtATATGACAGGATAACTCGGAGTACACGGTGGCAGAGACGACTCCGTCTGGTTCGTTCTCACTGGGAAGCTACAGGGTCTCACTAGGTTCTCAAACATGTGATTATGGGTACTTCCAGGCACTTCATTTCCCATGTCTGGACGCATTGGCATGCTGTGCCTACTCACGTGTTACTTGGCAGCCATACGTCCACTCGGTGTATCGACTTAGTTCGGTTTTCAGTGTATATCAGATGGGATTCACTCCTCCCATCccggagggtttctggccacctTATGACGGCCCGACTGTTATACCGGACCCGAATATGAGGCGTGCGAGGGAGGGTCGTCCGAGGTCCACTCGGATACGGACTAATATGGATGAGGCAGATCCAAACCGGCCCAAGAGATGTGGCCTCTGTAGGCAACCCGGACACACTTGCCGGAGCTGTCCACAGGTCCAGTGTGATATTGATAGTTATGTTTGGATTTGTGTTCTACTTTGTATTACTTTGATCATCTGTACTTTTTTTCTAGAAAAAGATGTACTTGGTTTCCTAACTAGTAAGTTTTCTGTGTTGATAAATCCGTCTCGTAGAAGTCATTACAATTAGATGTGTTTACTATTatggaaataaaatacataaggaaaatacacattttctcacGGTGACTAAAACACAATAATGCAATGTTAAACAAACTTTTGCATGATTTGATagacaaacaaaataaaatagaacaacgATAACGAAACGACACAACATACAACAAAGATACGGAAATGACATATATAACGATACACAAATCATCTAAAAAGGTGCGACCCCGTGCCACAATAGCGTGGAACTCGTGCCCTATGACCTCTACGGATAAGGGGCTCCTCGTCCTCGATCTCGTCCTCCTCGTCCTCCAGGGGTGGTGACACGCCAAGcgccaagggtgtattggtaaataTTCTCTTCAAGAAAactgcgttgtaagtatagctctaccaacaacaatcctcgggggtcaaatttagaagagggatttggttgtgacaagttcaaccccaatagaaataaccgaagtattcaaacctcgggtcgtctcacaaggaatgggcaatcatgtgcttcgacattggttagaaatccggggttgtgagttataagcatgaaaataaatgggaatcttaacaaacaagtaatcttaaaatgcaacaaTTAATTCAATCAACTAAGCAAAACATAAGCACTTTCAATGAATAAacaacattccacttaattctattgTAACCCAAACAAGAGACTACAACTAAAGCAATTGGTTGAGAAAGTTGATTTCAAGTATGAATAATAAAGGTAACTCTTGGCTAGGTTCGAgaattgggatcaccatccttgtctaacaactataccttgacaattataaggaaccaagctcattaagtctactctcaaagtcttaagtacgtgatatctacccctagacttgaagtatgtcaaatggccctgatcacatcaacccataagtcccaacctacctactaattagattagtagtgggttggcgtcaatgagtatcaaattgaccacctagggctcccaaatcatcaaatccattagacccaatgactcaagtttacccaatttccttgacctaggccaagagtgaaaaagactactccataatcaaagtaaacaattcatcaaacacttggtaagcactaACAAAAggcatgttcaaaatagcaattaaattgaattctacaaatacccactaacaattatcaacatacaatcatccaaactaCTAgactaaacatagaaatcatcaatgtaacattaacaagtcaagattcataacattcatgaaatgggtataaaatgataattgacaagaattcataaactatcacaagatataagcaaaattgtaacaagaaattcaaattgaacaattaaaactagtaattaacaagatccaagtcacaaatcaacaagggaagatcaaattaaaactagatctagagaggaacaagggtttctccctctagaataaccaaagaaccaaaaactagctaaaaattatgtCCTAGTGTAAAATTAGTGATCTCCCTCTTTCCCCTTgtatccttgggtctttttccatgcagaaatagcttgaaattgggcctaatgagcctcagaaatcgccaggcatgatttcctttaatgaggtcacgtgcagccttccacgcgtgcgcgccatgcgtgcgcgcGCGGCGATTGCTCTTGCGatctacgcgtgcgcgccaagtgcgcgtgtgCGTCGATAAGAATCTCCTGATTCGCacagatgcgtccatccttgcacgCCGCTTCCAACCCATCCCATCAACGcttgcgcgtggagtgcgcgagcGCGCTGATGCTGCTTTCCCAAGatctcaattcttcatgttcctcccttttgtacatgctttctccctctcttctaagtcattcctaccctataattcctgaaattactcaacaaatacatcatggcatcgaatgataatagaagaggattaaaatatggaaattttaaggcaaaataagcatgttttacattatagagcaatattgggaagtgaacacaaaaccatgcatttcttgtggataagtgtgagaaatattgataaaatccctcaaaataagcacaagataaaccacacgatcggggtttatcaaatctccccacacttaaaccaggCATGTCCTAATGCTTAAAAtgaaaagaccaaagatcatggtgagaaaggttttatgaaatgcaaactacctaagtggaTGCACGCAACTAATGTAAGATCATCcatctacttggtcaagagtaaatctatccttcaagaatacatgtgagcatatagggtgaaaatagtatgcaatttatgaatcctaccaaattgaatatcactaaagagtgcatatgacttgctaaatgaacgcttgtgaaagccgggaacaagcattgagcatcaaaccctcaccggaagtgtatccgctctattcgctcaagtgtctagggttcgtcactcaatctcctcctaatcatactttccaagatttgtctttcatctaataatcaacaattacttaatgcatgcttacaagtatcatgaggtcttattcatgggttgtaacgggactagggtgaaggtaaggatgtaaaTGGTCAAGTGggtttaaaatttgagtccttgattaacctaggatccactagacacatagaacaacctatacaactataatatattcctagctacccttgaattttaccctttttgcatactcatgcattcttttcaattcacacccatatgcattgtttttattactcTATCTCGGGGCgtctttgtcccctttcattgctttctttcttcttcttttttttttttgtaagcaTCCTCCTTTGTTGCGGTTTCTTTGTAAACCCAAGCGTCAATACATACAGTTTAATCATCCGCCACATGAGCATGTTCCCGAAATCTTAGAATTTTTCAATTGCACTACAATTATATACCTACATATCTACCCGAATTTTTCAAGTATACCTTCCTAATTGAATGCtacacatcctaacttacctaagccaatcaaggattcaaattcagggacattcatagtttttcacttagggttgttgatgtgctctatttaagaacaaaagggtttaTCAaaagctcaaaattggttagcaatggtagatataaGGGTTAAGGCTATTTGGGAGGAGTGACTAttgaattgatggcctcaatcatgtaaatgcattcatacagaaagcaatggacatatagaatcagacaaagcaaggatcacactcatagagagagagatatgcacacaagaatggaaataatggttaaaagatgtaactatgcaataggctcaaaacttttaTTCTTGTGTCCTTAGCTCAattactatgttccaaaatacattcttaaagcaagtttactgcaaaaatttttagaatttttggtAGGTCACCTAgaacacagtttcttggaaagaaagttattttttgaccaagtaacgctatagaaactaactatcatgcaaagggtatttacaagcaaaactaactacacatgaaatatataaaaagaaaaataaatccatgggtattgaggGGAAGAAAacgttacccatggagatcggtcggacgacctccccacactttagaaattaGCACGATCTTCTGTGCTACGAATAATACACAAGGGACGATCAGGACCGGAGccttcactatccccttcatcagagctcccatcactcgggtctgaggtggatgtgaatatttcgggttcctccatgctaggggtaacaaaACCCAGAAGCGTCTTGATGTAAGTATATCGGcggtggttgcgccgctcatatctatcaagttTCCGGTGAAGAttttctatcctttgatgtgtggatctcagtggtggtgatgatgagctagaaggaaaaagaagtggcggggccatgtcgaggcttggtttgttcatgggaaTGTGTaggtattttccgcttgggaccacatcgcccttagccggaaccATAATCTTCTTATCCTTGGCGTCCTAAgaaacacccgcagcagcaactaagtCAGACACCAATGCTGAaaatggcaaattaccccggtcgtgaacttgactcatcgcttgcttgacaagaggcggaatgttcaccggcttctccgtgagaacacaccaaacaagcaaggcaagGTCCGCCGTGatggacgacttgtgggtgctaggcagcacatagtgggataggatttgggcccaagctctagcttccacagtgaggaagcgagcgtcaatgcTCTTGGGCCTCATCTGGAGTCGACCATGGATCCAAAATCCttctggttcagcaatgactcaGAGAATCGAGTCCCAGTTGAATCCATACTTCTCACGCTgacgtaagacttcttggtagccatccatgtcacttggcactggtaggacattaagcacttgctgaatagcctcttctgaaactgagacttgctttCAGCGCATGTACAtcgattgaagagagggaagatggtagttgGTATAAAgttcttccacccaagagaggttgatttctcttggttttcgcaaaagaaactcccatcctcgctgttcaatgcggggcaaaatataaggagcaaccttgtccggcggagcgagtagatgctcggGGTGATAGTTCCTTACCGCTATGgaggggaacataagttcacagaagCAGTTAGGGAACCTTGAAGGATCTTTCGCCGGCTTGCCTTTGtcattctcatcaataggagcgggtgtcttTCCTTTCTTcgataggggtttggctcctatTGAAGAACGCACCTTAGAATTTGATttttggggtgccctctttgcggccggtttccttggagctatctctttgcctttcttggtggccatcctaaaaagggagagaaagaaggaaaacattaaacccaagaatCGATTTCACAAAAGACATGCAAGTGAATTGTAATGCCCGTGGTAGATGTAAAAGCAAGGGtcataacacttggcatgggatgcaagagggggTAATGcatgcaatggcatgagaagagtagtctcaagcatccataataaaaaacaagtcatgttcaatgataTCTAATTGGCAAGTATCAACTCTAAGCACACAAGTTAGACTCAATGCATTTAAGGAaaagcaagtgaatgaggaaGGAGCACCAAATGGATAAATATATGGCTAATTTGAGCCAAAATGGTATATGTGCATTTCCTCGAATACTTAGCGtgcaataatcaagcaatgagcaattatgagatactaaacCAATTCAAAGCCCAAAATGGAACATTAATCATCACACAGACATCACACAATGGTAAAAGAGTGACAAAAGATCTAGTAATGCAACtaagctcaaattcaacatccatggagaaataaagaaaagaaaaggaaaataagcaaACAAAAAGCAAGAAACATCGTCATGCAAGTAAAAGAGAGACTAAAGTAAAGCAATAAGAAGCAACTAACTAGAAGAAATAATATGAGGGAAAATGGAagtaaaggaaaagaagaaacaaaacctTGATGAGTATGAAGGAACAAAGTTGAACCTTCTTTTGTGAGGATGAGAGGGAAAATAGGAGAAGTGTAGTGCTACCGGAAAGAGTGGTTGTCAccggtgagtggccggagacaatggtggtggattgtggaagaagaagaagagaaggaaaatGATGGATTGAGAAGAGAAAAAAACTAAAGAAGAGAAGGGGTTGAGAGAAAGGAAAATAGGGCAAGGCGCGAAGGCCTTAAATTGACTCGCgcaaccggcgcgcgcgcgcaaggtGCGCTGGCGCGTCAGTGAGAGTGCTAACAGATGGCGCGGGCGCGTCAGTGGCGCGCGCGCACAAGAGAggttgtgcctcaggcacaaaagTGGCACAAAGTTAGCacaagtctctggtttttgtactagAGTGAGTCAGTGAGGTAGGCGCGCGGGCGCGCACCCTGCGCGGACGCGTGCTTGAGGTGTTTCACCACTGGCGCAGAAGCACACTATGTGTGGACGCATTGGTTTTGGCACAAGGTTGGCCCaattgtggcacaactctctggtttttgtaccagagaatTCATATTCGCCATAGGCGCGCGCGCGCA
This window harbors:
- the LOC114925960 gene encoding uncharacterized protein, which translates into the protein MTTNISECVNSILKGVRNLPVCSLVKATYGRLAELFVRKGREAQAQLGSGQEFSQYLDNSEYTVAETTPSGSFSLGSYRVSLGSQTCDYGYFQALHFPCLDALACCAYSRVTWQPYVHSVYRLSSVFSVYQMGFTPPIPEGFWPPYDGPTVIPDPNMRRAREGRPRSTRIRTNMDEADPNRPKRCGLCRQPGHTCRSCPQVQCDIDSYVWICVLLCITLIICTFFLEKDVLGFLTSKFSVLINPSRRSHYN